The Anas acuta chromosome 18, bAnaAcu1.1, whole genome shotgun sequence genome has a segment encoding these proteins:
- the LOC137841810 gene encoding melanin-concentrating hormone receptor 1-like isoform X1 — translation MAPGNSSRNFSAPEARNGSVAEKPAPYTNVIMPSLFSIICFLGIVGNLIVIYTIVKKKKLKCKQTVPDIFIFNLSIVDLLFLLGMPFLIHQLLGNGSWYFGAPLCTIITALDTNSQITSTNILTVMTLDRYLATVYPLKSTYVRTPCVAALVICLVWLLSFLTIIPVWMYAGLMPLEDGTVRCALLLPNPETDIYWFTLYQFMLAFAVPLIVICVVYFKILQHMATTVVPLPQRSLRVRTKKVTRMAVAICSAFFICWAPFYILQLVHLGIDTPSMAFFYAYNFAISLGYANSCLNPFLYITLSETFKRQFLVAIRPAKEPCRNSSSVNNNSMTDASVCLKLAPESTQQTQFLEDFSPRSLPVTVAVH, via the exons ATGGCCCCCGGTAACTCCTCGAGGAACTTCTCCGCGCCGGAGGCTCGGAACGGCTCAG TAGCAGAGAAGCCAGCACCGTACACCAACGTGATCATGCCCAGTCTCTTCAGCATCATCTGCTTCCTGGGCATCGTGGGGAACCTCATCGTCATCTACACTATTGTCAAGAAGAAGAAGCTGAAGTGCAAGCAGACCGTGCCTGACATTTTCATCTTCAACCTCTCCATTGTGgatctcctcttcctcttggGCATGCCCTTCCTCATCCACCAGCTCCTAGGCAATGGCTCGTGGTACTTTGGAGCTCCCCTGTGCACCATCATCACTGCCCTGGACACCAACAGTCAGATCACCAGCACCAACATCCTCACCGTGATGACCCTGGATCGTTATCTGGCCACGGTCTACCCTCTAAAATCCACCTACGTCCGGACTCCCTGTGTTGCAGCTCTCGTTATCTGCTTGGTGTGGCTCCTCTCCTTCCTGACAATCATTCCCGTGTGGATGTACGCAGGCCTTATGCCTCTGGAGGACGGGACTGTCCGCTGCGCTCTCCTGCTTCCCAACCCAGAGACTGATATTTACTGGTTCACCCTCTACCAGTTCATGCTGGCGTTTGCCGTGCCGTTGATTGTAATCTGCGTGGTCTACTTCAAGATCCTGCAGCACATGGCCACCACCGTGGTCCCATTGCCCCAGAGGAGCCTCCGGGTACGTACCAAGAAAGTCACCCGCATGGCGGTTGCCAtctgctctgcctttttcaTTTGCTGGGCCCCCTTCTACATCCTCCAGCTGGTTCACCTCGGCATTGACACCCCGTCCATGGCCTTCTTTTACGCCTACAACTTTGCCATAAGCTTGGGCTACGCCAACAGCTGCCTCAACCCCTTCCTCTACATTACCCTCAGCGAGACCTTCAAGCGCCAGTTCTTGGTGGCCATCCGCCCCGCAAAAGAGCCATGTCGCAACAGCAGCTCCGTCAACAACAACAGCATGACAGATGCCAGCGTATGCCTAAAACTGGCGCCAGAATCCACTCAGCAGACCCAGTTTCTGGAGGACTTTTCCCCACGTTCACTGCCTGTGACCGTGGCTGTTCACTAG
- the LOC137841810 gene encoding melanin-concentrating hormone receptor 1-like isoform X2 — translation MAPGNSSRNFSAPEARNGSAEKPAPYTNVIMPSLFSIICFLGIVGNLIVIYTIVKKKKLKCKQTVPDIFIFNLSIVDLLFLLGMPFLIHQLLGNGSWYFGAPLCTIITALDTNSQITSTNILTVMTLDRYLATVYPLKSTYVRTPCVAALVICLVWLLSFLTIIPVWMYAGLMPLEDGTVRCALLLPNPETDIYWFTLYQFMLAFAVPLIVICVVYFKILQHMATTVVPLPQRSLRVRTKKVTRMAVAICSAFFICWAPFYILQLVHLGIDTPSMAFFYAYNFAISLGYANSCLNPFLYITLSETFKRQFLVAIRPAKEPCRNSSSVNNNSMTDASVCLKLAPESTQQTQFLEDFSPRSLPVTVAVH, via the exons ATGGCCCCCGGTAACTCCTCGAGGAACTTCTCCGCGCCGGAGGCTCGGAACGGCTCAG CAGAGAAGCCAGCACCGTACACCAACGTGATCATGCCCAGTCTCTTCAGCATCATCTGCTTCCTGGGCATCGTGGGGAACCTCATCGTCATCTACACTATTGTCAAGAAGAAGAAGCTGAAGTGCAAGCAGACCGTGCCTGACATTTTCATCTTCAACCTCTCCATTGTGgatctcctcttcctcttggGCATGCCCTTCCTCATCCACCAGCTCCTAGGCAATGGCTCGTGGTACTTTGGAGCTCCCCTGTGCACCATCATCACTGCCCTGGACACCAACAGTCAGATCACCAGCACCAACATCCTCACCGTGATGACCCTGGATCGTTATCTGGCCACGGTCTACCCTCTAAAATCCACCTACGTCCGGACTCCCTGTGTTGCAGCTCTCGTTATCTGCTTGGTGTGGCTCCTCTCCTTCCTGACAATCATTCCCGTGTGGATGTACGCAGGCCTTATGCCTCTGGAGGACGGGACTGTCCGCTGCGCTCTCCTGCTTCCCAACCCAGAGACTGATATTTACTGGTTCACCCTCTACCAGTTCATGCTGGCGTTTGCCGTGCCGTTGATTGTAATCTGCGTGGTCTACTTCAAGATCCTGCAGCACATGGCCACCACCGTGGTCCCATTGCCCCAGAGGAGCCTCCGGGTACGTACCAAGAAAGTCACCCGCATGGCGGTTGCCAtctgctctgcctttttcaTTTGCTGGGCCCCCTTCTACATCCTCCAGCTGGTTCACCTCGGCATTGACACCCCGTCCATGGCCTTCTTTTACGCCTACAACTTTGCCATAAGCTTGGGCTACGCCAACAGCTGCCTCAACCCCTTCCTCTACATTACCCTCAGCGAGACCTTCAAGCGCCAGTTCTTGGTGGCCATCCGCCCCGCAAAAGAGCCATGTCGCAACAGCAGCTCCGTCAACAACAACAGCATGACAGATGCCAGCGTATGCCTAAAACTGGCGCCAGAATCCACTCAGCAGACCCAGTTTCTGGAGGACTTTTCCCCACGTTCACTGCCTGTGACCGTGGCTGTTCACTAG